aggacttctattactatgttgaattgcagtggtgataatggacatccctgccatgttcaaCTGCTCATTTTTACAATTCCAGTCTTCATTTCCTCCATTTTACTTATCAACTCTCTTTCTAGAATGCTGTCCGAAGGGTATCTCAGTGGACTTGCCTACCAGAAGGACATCCACTGGAGCTGTTCATCTTATAATGAGCAGGCGgctgaggagagggaagaagagacgAAATCTGCTACTCATTCCTACTGCTCTGTGGATGAAACCCAAGTGCGAAGTCGGTATGTGAGCTGCAAATCCTCGGACAAGTTTATTTCTTCAGTGCATTCAAGAGAGAGCCAACACAGTAGAAATCAGAGAGCCACAATGCTGCAGACAAACCCCAATCCTGTGTTTGAAAGTCCCAACGTGGCTGCAGTTGAAATATGTAGAGACTCCAGCCGAGAGACCTACTTGGTTCCACCCTCCTGCCAGAGTATTTGCAAGAATTACAATGACTTACATATTGCAGGGGACCAGGTGATGGCTATTAATTCAGTGACAACAGATTTTCCCCCTCAGAGCAGTTTTGAATACGGCCCCTTGCTGAAGTCATCAGAGATTCCTTTGCCCATGGAGGATTCCATTTCCCCCCAGCCCAGCTACTTTCCCCAGAAACCTATCCAGCGGTACTCATCCTACTGGAGAATAACCAGCATCAAAGAGAAAAGCAGCCTGCAAATGCAGAAGCCCATGTCAAATGCAGTGTTGAATGAGTACCTGGAGCAGAAGGTGGTTGAGTTATATAAGCAGTACATCATGGACACCGAGTTTCATGACAGTTCTCCCACTCAGATCCTGGCGTCTGaactcatcatgacaagtgtggATCAAATCAGTCTCCAAGTGTCTAGAGAGAAGAATCTGGAGACCTCCAAAGCCAAGGACATAGTCATTAACTGTCTATTACAGTTGGTATCAAGTGAAATCAGCACGCCTAGTCTCCATATTTCTCAGTATAGCAATGTCAATCCATAGAGAGGAAGCCgctctctcaaatattttgagCTAAAACAACACTTTCTTCATTGATTCTGAGAATGTGCAGGAGGTGGCTGTGAAGGGGAGTCCAGAGTTAGAGAAGTAAAAGTTGGATGGAAGTCAAGTGTGAATTCAGAGGAAACCTTACCATTACACACGATGAAGGCATGTGGAAAG
Above is a genomic segment from Neovison vison isolate M4711 chromosome X, ASM_NN_V1, whole genome shotgun sequence containing:
- the TASL gene encoding TLR adapter interacting with SLC15A4 on the lysosome, whose translation is MLSEGYLSGLAYQKDIHWSCSSYNEQAAEEREEETKSATHSYCSVDETQVRSRYVSCKSSDKFISSVHSRESQHSRNQRATMLQTNPNPVFESPNVAAVEICRDSSRETYLVPPSCQSICKNYNDLHIAGDQVMAINSVTTDFPPQSSFEYGPLLKSSEIPLPMEDSISPQPSYFPQKPIQRYSSYWRITSIKEKSSLQMQKPMSNAVLNEYLEQKVVELYKQYIMDTEFHDSSPTQILASELIMTSVDQISLQVSREKNLETSKAKDIVINCLLQLVSSEISTPSLHISQYSNVNP